From a single Rosa rugosa chromosome 7, drRosRugo1.1, whole genome shotgun sequence genomic region:
- the LOC133722178 gene encoding UPF0481 protein At3g47200-like, with product MVIKSSNPEIRPLGRQYPDEVVSGPTPWAVEANIRPLNGELFKYLPKEPKDQVDNHVSNSADHVPSTAGQTLVDLVALPDQSPGNQTTMREQNVSDPIAIIIMDEVTKKPTFWPESCIYKVPGRLCKGYEDFYTPRVVSIGPYHYCNGGSLEGMQAYKFRYLEAFFSRTNLNLDHCLGVVRELEGKARSYYVEPVKLNSDEFVLMLLVDGTFLLELMLRHCNAEFVDDCDRIYGKTREIQDVYRDLLLIENQIPFFVLEALYKELDRTHRRLHLHLPLVELTRGFFMKYLGKFDEFLHYPIDSEVQHFVDFIRWYYLPKCESKSDSKSDNGIIVDVPSVTAMDEAGVKFEEGTKLNALLDMEFTYGSLQIRHFVVDDWTETLFRNLIAFEQCHDHKVKYITQFMFLMGCMIRTPKDADLLVNREIISSRLGNSEDISTIFNNICKGVSLGSPFYYFTLCNNLKAYCRRPWHRWKATLKRDYFNTPWKLVSTIAAFVLLVLTVIQTVCSIISLS from the coding sequence ATGGTCATAAAAAgttcaaacccagaaatccgtCCTTTGGGACGTCAATATCCTGATGAAGTTGTATCCGGTCCTACGCCGTGGGCTGTGGAAGCAAATATCCGTCCTTTAAATGGTGAACTTTTCAAATATCTACCGAAGGAGCCAAAAGATCAGGTCGATAATCATGTGTCAAATTCAGCAGATCATGTTCCTAGTACTGCTGGACAAACATTGGTTGATTTGGTTGCATTGCCTGATCAGAGTCCGGGGAATCAAACAACAATGCGTGAACAAAATGTGAGTGATCCCATTGCAATTAtaataatggatgaagttacaAAAAAGCCTACATTTTGGCCCGAAAGTTGTATTTATAAAGTCCCCGGGAGATTGTGCAAAGGTTACGAAGACTTCTACACACCTCGGGTGGTTTCAATTGGACCTTATCACTACTGCAATGGAGGAAGCTTGGAAGGAATGCAAGCCTATAAATTCAGATACCTGGAGGCCTTTTTCAGTCGGACAAACTTGAACTTGGACCACTGTCTTGGAGTCGTAAGAGAGCTAGAAGGAAAAGCCAGGAGTTATTATGTCGAGCCAGTCAAACTAAACAGTGATGAATTTGTTCTAATGTTGCTGGTGGATGGAACATTTCTTTTGGAGCTAATGCTTAGGCATTGTAATGCAGAATTTGTTGATGATTGTGATAGGATATATGGCAAGACGAGAGAGATTCAGGATGTTTACCGCGACCTTTTGTTGATTGAGAACCAAATACCCTTCTTTGTTCTTGAGGCTTTGTATAAGGAATTGGATAGGACTCATAGGAGACTCCATCTCCATCTACCTCTTGTGGAGCTTACACGTGGGTTCTTCATGAAGTATTTGGGGAAATTTGACGAGTTTCTTCATTATCCAATAGATTCGGAAGTGCAGCATTTCGTTGATTTTATCCGATGGTACTACTTGCCCAAGTGTGAAAGCAAGAGTGACAGCAAGAGTGACAATGGGATTATCGTTGACGTTCCAAGTGTAACAGCAATGGACGAGGCTGGAGTCAAGTTTGAGGAAGGGACGAAATTGAACGCATTGCTTGACATGGAATTCACTTATGGCTCTCTGCAAATTCGGCACTTTGTTGTAGATGATTGGACTGAGACTCTCTTCAGGAATCTCATAGCGTTTGAGCAATGTCATGATCACAAAGTAAAGTACATCACACAGTTTATGTTCCTCATGGGGTGTATGATCAGGACTCCAAAGGATGCAGATTTACTCGTCAATCGAGAAATTATATCTAGCAGGCTAGGGAATAGTGAAGATATTTCGACTATATTCAACAATATTTGCAAAGGTGTGAGCTTGGGTAGTCCATTCTATTACTTCACTCTTTGTAATAATCTGAAGGCATATTGC
- the LOC133722102 gene encoding uncharacterized protein LOC133722102, with product MAEFPPNVDDARLWLPSDTFFNDVVVPSEFSPHQSRFSSMDDLAHHLAALTLLKQRRSLRLQRFRPPVPTGQLDFQSQCYLTGFSRTELCHHYPFPNPVQLQIGDGSFLEPRARALRRHHNQAQIRNQNRLFQFQGNGIGPMGGGFERVSGGTGVFHPRVLDSTKTTRSFEVKKKPGLRSRQEIRGIQQRNSMNKCVGMGEEHHQLRPDVVLPQEWTY from the exons ATGGCCGAGTTTCCTCCGAATGTTGACGATGCTCGACTGTGGCTTCCCTCTGATACTTTCTTCAACGACGTCGTCGTCCCGTCTGAATTTAGCCCCCACCAGAGTCGCTTTTCCTCCATGGACGACCTCGCTCATCACCTCGCCGCTCTCACTTTGCTCAAACAGCGTCGCAGCCTACGCCTTCAG CGGTTCAGACCGCCGGTTCCGACCGGTCAGCTTGATTTTCAGTCCCAGTGTTATCTCACTGGCTTCTCCAGGACTGAGCTCTGTCACCACTACCCGTTCCCGAACCCGGTTCAGCTTCAG ATTGGTGATGGTAGCTTTCTGGAACCTAGAGCTCGGGCTTTGAGGAGGCATCATAACCAAGCCCAAATCCGAAACCAAAACCGCCTTTTCCAATTTCAGGGAAATGGGATCGGCCCAATGGGTGGTGGTTTTGAGAGGGTTTCCGGAGGCACCGGTGTTTTCCATCCCCGGGTTTTGGATTCCACCAAAACCACCAGGAGTTTTGAGGTCAAAAAGAAACCTG GGTTGAGAAGTAGGCAAGAGATTAGAGGCATTCAACAAAGGAACTCTATGAATAAATGCGTTGGTATGGGCGAAGAGCATCACCAGCTTCGTCCTGATGTTGTTTTACCTCAAGAGTGGACTTACTGA